A single Campylobacter hyointestinalis subsp. hyointestinalis DNA region contains:
- a CDS encoding NADH-quinone oxidoreductase subunit A, with protein sequence MDSDLFLSLYLYIFIILALIAGLAFTKKIGPKVDGKSKNRSYESGIVNIYGGINSSINVKYYLVAIIFVIFDIEAVFMYPWALNLRDLGVFGLIEMFIFMGILLVGLFYVYKKKILKWE encoded by the coding sequence TTGGATAGTGATCTTTTTTTGAGTCTTTATCTTTATATTTTTATTATTCTAGCTTTGATAGCCGGACTTGCTTTTACAAAAAAGATAGGTCCTAAAGTGGATGGAAAATCCAAAAATAGAAGCTATGAAAGCGGTATAGTAAATATTTATGGTGGCATCAACTCAAGCATAAACGTCAAGTACTATCTTGTCGCGATTATTTTTGTCATCTTTGACATAGAAGCGGTATTTATGTATCCGTGGGCTCTGAATTTAAGAGACTTAGGTGTTTTTGGACTTATTGAAATGTTTATATTTATGGGTATTTTGCTTGTTGGATTATTTTACGTTTATAAAAAGAAGATCTTAAAATGGGAATAG
- a CDS encoding 2Fe-2S iron-sulfur cluster-binding protein — MVDIIVDGKTLSVDEKGNLITELKKYGIEIPHFCYHEALGVSGNCRMCLIEVVGQKRPQIACDMPITAGMEIKINSDLTRKVQRGLLELEFINHPLDCPVCDQAGECALQEYYMKFDKQDSKVKLVDKVQKAKKQDFGCLVIHDSERCVLCRRCVKFTQICTKTYELGVAGRGEHSHISLFDDRKIDNPYAGNIVDICPVGAMTSGDFRFKKRVWHLKISEAICQGCEKGCAIYIDSHKEKYEDHKIYRFRPRFDKEVNGHFICDYGRYLYKDEQPFFKDTNEKALLNLKSFAEQNRAKFDVVVTSALSLEEMYAAREFANEFGANIYGYDDFFDESFDDKGNMLNLRSPNKTPNKKGLEYFGISTNLEALKDNVIVFNLGIPIKLNIQNIITVSQKADADVLCASAYHRNGHTINKDGILRSTKAAFLPLAPCIEEIIAKICDKSFKFDIKRLLNE, encoded by the coding sequence ATGGTTGATATAATTGTTGATGGCAAAACTCTTAGCGTAGATGAAAAAGGCAATCTAATAACGGAGCTTAAAAAGTACGGTATCGAAATTCCTCACTTTTGCTACCACGAAGCTTTAGGAGTGAGTGGAAACTGTAGAATGTGTCTTATCGAAGTCGTCGGTCAAAAACGTCCGCAAATAGCTTGCGATATGCCTATAACTGCAGGTATGGAAATAAAGATAAATAGTGATCTTACAAGAAAAGTTCAAAGAGGACTTTTAGAACTTGAGTTTATAAACCACCCACTTGACTGCCCAGTCTGCGATCAAGCCGGCGAATGTGCCTTGCAAGAATACTATATGAAATTCGATAAACAAGACTCAAAAGTAAAGCTTGTAGATAAAGTACAAAAAGCTAAAAAACAGGACTTTGGCTGCTTGGTTATCCACGATAGTGAGCGTTGCGTTTTATGCAGACGTTGTGTAAAATTCACTCAAATTTGCACTAAAACTTATGAACTTGGCGTGGCTGGACGTGGAGAACATAGCCACATCAGCTTATTTGATGATAGAAAGATAGACAATCCTTACGCAGGAAATATCGTCGATATCTGCCCTGTCGGCGCTATGACTTCAGGTGATTTTAGATTTAAAAAACGTGTTTGGCATCTAAAAATTAGCGAGGCTATCTGTCAAGGATGCGAAAAAGGATGTGCTATCTACATAGACTCTCATAAAGAAAAATACGAAGATCACAAAATCTACCGCTTTAGACCACGCTTTGACAAAGAAGTAAATGGGCATTTTATCTGCGATTATGGAAGGTATTTATATAAAGATGAACAACCGTTTTTTAAAGATACAAATGAGAAAGCTCTGTTAAATTTAAAATCTTTTGCAGAGCAAAACAGAGCTAAATTCGACGTTGTTGTCACTTCTGCGCTATCTTTAGAAGAGATGTACGCGGCGCGTGAGTTTGCAAATGAATTTGGTGCAAACATTTATGGATATGATGATTTTTTTGATGAGAGTTTTGATGATAAAGGAAATATGCTAAACCTTAGATCGCCAAATAAAACTCCAAATAAAAAAGGCTTAGAATACTTCGGCATAAGTACGAATTTAGAAGCCTTAAAAGACAACGTTATAGTTTTCAATCTAGGAATTCCTATAAAACTAAACATTCAAAATATAATCACGGTAAGCCAAAAAGCAGATGCTGATGTGCTTTGTGCTAGCGCGTATCATAGAAACGGCCACACTATAAATAAAGACGGTATTTTAAGAAGCACTAAAGCAGCATTTTTACCTTTGGCTCCTTGCATTGAAGAGATCATAGCTAAAATTTGCGATAAAAGTTTTAAATTTGACATAAAAAGGCTTTTAAATGAGTGA
- the nuoF gene encoding NADH-quinone oxidoreductase subunit NuoF, translated as MQVVSARFSIKDAHKIEVAKANGAYLELEKYLNLDREFIVEAIDKSGLRGKGGGGGSCGVKWKNMIAYAKKTEAKKCYLVINGDESEPGTCKDKYILNLDPHLLIEGIIISAYALGANIAYVYIRGEYEREYNSLKNAINEAKAELNGLEIIVYKGAGAYICGEKTALLESIEGKRGHPRLKPHDKSEPDFLFGSPCVVNNVETIASVPFIVKNGWEAYRSVGTEKSPGTLLFQISGCVNTPCVKEAAFGTKMIDFINEFGGGVWKNRDLKAVIPGGSSAAVLTKDEVLKATLDYESLKDFKSSLGTGGMIVFDDKTDMPKTLLNLLEFYTEESCGQCTPCREGCGWAYRVVKKIVDGKGSLKDLQTLKDICFMLDGKTICVFAPAVKDVIIGFITKFEDEFIRYLKKD; from the coding sequence ATGCAAGTAGTAAGCGCAAGATTTTCTATAAAAGACGCTCATAAAATAGAAGTAGCAAAAGCAAACGGTGCGTACTTAGAACTTGAAAAATACTTGAATTTAGATAGAGAATTTATAGTAGAAGCTATCGATAAAAGCGGACTTAGAGGTAAAGGTGGTGGTGGTGGAAGTTGTGGTGTAAAATGGAAAAATATGATCGCCTACGCCAAAAAAACAGAAGCCAAAAAATGTTACCTTGTGATAAACGGCGATGAAAGCGAACCAGGAACTTGCAAGGATAAATATATACTAAATTTAGATCCTCACTTGCTGATCGAAGGCATTATAATTTCTGCTTACGCGCTTGGTGCAAATATAGCTTATGTCTATATTAGAGGCGAGTATGAAAGAGAATATAACTCGTTAAAAAATGCTATAAATGAAGCAAAAGCCGAGTTAAATGGACTTGAGATAATAGTTTATAAAGGCGCTGGGGCGTATATCTGCGGTGAAAAAACAGCACTTTTAGAGTCAATTGAAGGCAAAAGAGGTCATCCAAGGCTTAAACCACACGACAAAAGCGAGCCTGATTTTTTATTTGGTTCGCCTTGTGTTGTAAATAACGTAGAAACCATAGCAAGCGTACCTTTTATAGTAAAAAACGGTTGGGAAGCTTATAGGAGCGTAGGTACGGAAAAATCGCCAGGAACTTTGCTATTTCAGATAAGCGGCTGCGTAAATACACCTTGCGTAAAAGAAGCTGCGTTTGGCACTAAAATGATCGATTTTATAAACGAATTTGGTGGCGGAGTATGGAAAAACAGAGATCTTAAAGCAGTCATTCCAGGTGGCTCAAGTGCCGCAGTACTCACAAAAGACGAAGTTTTAAAAGCCACTTTAGACTATGAAAGTTTAAAAGATTTTAAAAGCTCTTTGGGAACTGGGGGAATGATAGTTTTTGACGATAAAACAGATATGCCAAAAACACTTTTAAATTTACTCGAGTTTTACACAGAAGAGAGCTGCGGACAATGCACACCATGTAGAGAGGGGTGCGGCTGGGCTTATAGAGTTGTAAAAAAGATAGTTGATGGCAAAGGCAGTTTAAAAGACTTGCAAACGTTAAAAGATATATGTTTTATGCTTGATGGTAAGACTATATGCGTATTTGCACCGGCTGTAAAAGACGTGATAATAGGCTTTATAACTAAATTTGAAGATGAATTTATACGATATCTTAAGAAAGACTGA
- a CDS encoding NADH-quinone oxidoreductase subunit NuoE family protein → MNFKFSDEELRSINELKNKVDDKRALVLPALWMVQRKNGFIDDLDVKYLEKTLGIRAIFFKEAISFFAMLNDKPKGKFELKFCRTISCKLRGSDELIKLCESLLGIKLGETTKDGLFSLEETECLGYCEKAPCMLCNLEQIDTLDEDKVANLIENLRTKECK, encoded by the coding sequence ATGAATTTTAAATTTAGCGATGAAGAGTTACGTAGCATAAATGAGCTTAAAAATAAAGTAGATGATAAAAGAGCTCTTGTTCTTCCAGCTCTTTGGATGGTGCAACGCAAAAATGGATTTATAGATGATTTAGACGTAAAATACCTAGAAAAAACGCTAGGTATAAGAGCTATCTTTTTTAAAGAAGCCATTAGCTTTTTTGCTATGTTAAATGACAAGCCAAAGGGTAAATTTGAGCTCAAATTTTGTAGAACTATAAGCTGTAAATTAAGAGGAAGCGATGAGCTTATCAAGCTTTGCGAAAGCTTACTTGGTATAAAACTTGGAGAAACTACCAAAGACGGACTTTTTAGTCTTGAAGAGACTGAATGTCTTGGATACTGCGAAAAAGCTCCTTGTATGCTTTGCAATTTAGAGCAAATAGATACTTTAGATGAAGATAAAGTCGCAAATCTGATAGAAAATTTAAGGACAAAAGAATGCAAGTAG
- a CDS encoding NADH-quinone oxidoreductase subunit B, whose product MGIENLIKNDVLLTRVDELFNWGRKNSLWPMVFGTACCAIEFMSTVSSRHDLSRFGAEVIRFSPRQADLMLVAGTISFKQAPILKEIYDQMCEPKWVVSMGACACSGGFYDNYTTLQGIDKIIPVDVYISGCPPRPEAIIDALLAIQEKISKESIRDRHKDFKGILDV is encoded by the coding sequence ATGGGAATAGAAAATCTGATCAAAAATGACGTCTTACTTACAAGAGTCGATGAGCTATTTAACTGGGGGCGTAAAAACTCGCTTTGGCCTATGGTTTTTGGAACCGCGTGTTGCGCTATAGAGTTTATGAGTACTGTATCTTCAAGGCACGATCTATCTCGTTTTGGTGCTGAAGTCATAAGATTTTCTCCAAGACAAGCCGACTTAATGCTAGTTGCAGGAACGATCTCGTTTAAACAAGCACCGATCTTAAAAGAAATTTACGATCAAATGTGCGAACCAAAATGGGTTGTAAGTATGGGAGCTTGTGCTTGTAGTGGTGGATTTTACGATAACTATACAACACTTCAAGGAATAGACAAAATAATCCCAGTAGATGTTTATATAAGTGGCTGTCCACCGCGTCCTGAGGCTATCATAGATGCGCTTCTAGCTATACAAGAAAAAATATCCAAAGAGTCCATAAGAGATAGGCATAAAGATTTTAAAGGAATACTAGATGTTTGA
- a CDS encoding NADH-quinone oxidoreductase subunit D, producing the protein MFDEFSSKFKVLETCNDNSLLSIKIDKEDLLSAVKFIKETLKFEILLDIVGVDNLNLNKTKRFSVYYIFRSLNAKKLCIWVDTDDSVQSVQSIYKSANWAERECFDQFGVIFNGHPNLKRILNHKEFIGHPLRKDYPIDAYQVLHTSDDLVDEMKLELKRNNLASEENDEFKTKYTFLNIGPSHPATHGTIRNFVALDGEKIVSCVSEIGYLHRGFEKSCEHHTYAGIIPYTDRLNYCSALLNNVGYAKAVEEILGVEITNRTKFMRVILGELARIIDHEVCLAAMFVDMGGLTNYWYLYNPREKIYNFLSKLTGARFTNSFARIGGMANDFYEGWKDELKAHLIDVEKGLDDTLTLIEKNRIFLDRTQGICKISKADALSYGFSGPNLRASGVPYDLRKDKPYYFYDSFDFSVPVGSCGDIYDRMFVRFFEMKESISIIRQAINLIPNGDINIKDKDIVLPPKDQVYGSIEGLINHFKLVFDGIKLPSGHYYSASEGANGELGFFILSSGETKPYRLKLRPPCFYALNAFSKMVEGSLIADSILNLGSLNIIAGELDR; encoded by the coding sequence ATGTTTGATGAATTTTCTTCTAAATTTAAAGTCTTAGAAACCTGTAATGATAACTCGCTTCTTAGCATAAAGATAGACAAAGAAGATCTCCTAAGTGCCGTAAAATTTATAAAAGAAACGCTTAAATTCGAGATACTTCTTGACATAGTCGGCGTTGATAATCTAAATTTAAATAAAACAAAAAGATTTAGCGTTTATTATATCTTTAGAAGTTTAAACGCCAAAAAACTTTGCATTTGGGTAGATACTGATGATAGCGTACAAAGCGTACAAAGCATTTATAAGAGCGCAAATTGGGCTGAGAGAGAGTGTTTTGACCAGTTTGGCGTGATATTTAATGGGCATCCAAACTTAAAACGCATACTAAATCACAAAGAGTTCATCGGTCATCCGCTAAGAAAAGACTATCCTATAGATGCTTATCAAGTTTTACATACTAGCGATGATCTTGTTGATGAGATGAAGCTTGAGCTCAAAAGAAATAATCTTGCAAGCGAAGAAAATGATGAATTTAAAACAAAATATACATTTTTAAACATCGGGCCATCTCACCCAGCAACTCACGGAACTATTAGAAATTTTGTCGCACTTGATGGTGAAAAGATCGTTTCTTGCGTAAGCGAGATAGGCTATTTACACCGTGGATTTGAAAAGTCTTGTGAACATCATACTTACGCTGGGATCATCCCATATACCGATCGCTTAAACTACTGCTCAGCTCTACTAAATAACGTAGGCTACGCAAAAGCGGTAGAAGAAATTTTAGGCGTAGAAATAACAAATCGCACTAAATTTATGCGCGTGATCTTAGGGGAGCTTGCTAGGATAATCGACCACGAAGTCTGTTTGGCTGCTATGTTTGTGGATATGGGTGGGCTTACAAATTACTGGTATCTTTATAATCCTCGTGAGAAAATTTACAACTTCCTTTCAAAGCTAACAGGAGCTAGATTTACAAACTCGTTTGCAAGAATAGGCGGTATGGCAAATGATTTTTATGAAGGTTGGAAAGATGAGCTAAAAGCCCACCTGATAGACGTCGAAAAAGGGCTTGATGATACTCTAACTCTCATAGAAAAAAACCGTATATTTTTAGATAGAACACAGGGAATTTGTAAAATAAGTAAAGCTGACGCTCTAAGCTACGGCTTTAGCGGACCAAATTTAAGAGCTAGTGGAGTTCCATATGACTTACGTAAAGATAAACCGTACTATTTTTATGATAGTTTTGACTTCAGCGTTCCAGTAGGAAGCTGCGGCGACATCTATGATAGGATGTTTGTAAGATTTTTTGAGATGAAAGAGAGTATATCTATCATAAGACAAGCTATAAATTTAATACCAAACGGTGATATAAACATAAAAGACAAAGATATTGTATTGCCGCCCAAAGATCAAGTTTATGGAAGTATAGAAGGACTTATAAATCACTTTAAACTTGTATTTGACGGTATAAAATTGCCTAGTGGTCATTATTATAGTGCGAGTGAAGGCGCAAACGGAGAGCTTGGATTTTTTATACTAAGTAGTGGCGAGACAAAACCATATAGACTAAAGCTCAGACCGCCTTGTTTTTACGCACTAAACGCATTTTCAAAAATGGTAGAGGGCTCTTTGATAGCAGATAGCATACTAAATCTTGGTAGCCTAAATATCATAGCAGGGGAGCTAGATAGATGA
- a CDS encoding complex I subunit 1/NuoH family protein codes for MSEIGLTIFRIVFILSFVLLLIPILVLLERKISAFIQDRPGPNRASIAGIRLGGIVQALADALKLAIKEDFTPKGIRSKFLFVLAPMVLFLMSVLSIAVVPFSDYYTISGVKHIMQAVAFDGGMLWYLGVASLSVYGIMLAGFASNNKYSLLGSLRAASGVISYEIPMGLAVVSMMITYSSINLNDFVSYQQGSFLGLPAWGIFIQPLAAIIFIVCAFAETNRAPFDLAEGESEIVAGYHLEYSAMSFAMFFMAEYIAMTAMSALIVTIFFGGYSLPYLSTSDLAQNYEIVLLGIAVFISLFGAVFIFWTYKNNVTRYKTTYDKRKRENKFYLISTLITVILIDAICFYLYNSGLTTQGSKFLALVVDMSVFSIKTLIVLFLFIVVRWSIPRFRYDQIGHLGWEKLMPLAILNIIITALVVTYGN; via the coding sequence ATGAGTGAGATTGGGCTAACCATTTTTAGGATTGTTTTTATACTATCATTCGTACTATTATTGATACCGATCTTAGTACTACTTGAAAGAAAAATCTCTGCTTTCATTCAAGACAGACCAGGGCCAAATAGAGCTAGTATTGCAGGCATCAGACTAGGTGGTATAGTTCAAGCTTTAGCCGACGCCCTTAAACTAGCCATAAAAGAGGATTTTACGCCAAAAGGAATTAGATCTAAATTTCTATTTGTACTAGCCCCTATGGTGCTATTTTTGATGAGTGTTCTTAGCATTGCAGTAGTGCCATTTTCTGATTATTATACGATAAGTGGCGTAAAACACATAATGCAAGCAGTTGCGTTTGATGGCGGAATGCTATGGTACCTTGGCGTTGCTTCATTAAGCGTATATGGCATAATGTTAGCTGGCTTTGCATCAAATAACAAATACTCGCTCCTTGGCTCTCTAAGAGCTGCTTCTGGGGTTATAAGCTATGAAATTCCTATGGGACTTGCAGTAGTTAGTATGATGATAACATACAGCTCTATAAATTTAAACGACTTCGTATCATATCAACAAGGCTCTTTTTTAGGGCTTCCTGCGTGGGGCATATTTATTCAGCCACTAGCCGCTATCATCTTTATAGTATGTGCATTTGCCGAAACAAACAGAGCTCCATTTGACTTAGCAGAAGGAGAAAGCGAGATAGTAGCTGGGTATCATCTTGAGTATAGCGCGATGAGCTTTGCTATGTTTTTTATGGCCGAATACATAGCAATGACCGCTATGAGTGCGCTTATAGTTACGATATTTTTTGGCGGATACTCTTTGCCTTATCTAAGCACTTCAGATTTAGCGCAAAACTATGAGATAGTTCTTTTAGGGATAGCTGTTTTTATTAGTTTATTTGGAGCGGTATTTATCTTTTGGACGTATAAAAATAACGTTACAAGATACAAAACCACTTATGATAAACGAAAAAGAGAAAATAAATTTTATCTCATATCCACGCTTATTACGGTAATTCTTATAGACGCGATCTGCTTTTATCTTTATAACAGTGGGCTAACTACGCAAGGTAGCAAATTTTTAGCTTTAGTAGTAGATATGAGCGTATTTAGTATAAAAACTCTCATAGTGTTATTTTTATTTATCGTGGTTAGGTGGAGCATACCTAGATTTAGATATGATCAAATCGGACACCTTGGCTGGGAAAAGCTTATGCCACTAGCCATTTTAAATATCATTATAACTGCATTGGTGGTGACTTATGGCAATTAA